The region CATTGGCATGAAAAGGTAAAAAATTACGATTGAATACGATGTCTGTATTTACATGAAACGGAATTAAAATTTCGTTTCCAAGGAAGATTTCGTTTTTATTATTTATAGCCGAAATAATCACATCGATACTTTCTACTGGAATGTACTCTGGATCAGCACCGCTTAAACCAAGCATTACTGCTAAATCGGTAGCGTGTCCTTTTCCAGTCAATGATAAAGAACCATATAAATCAACCTTAACACGATTGATATTATCCATTAAATTTTTGCTTCTAACTTCTGCTAAAAATTTTTCTGCAGCACGCCAAGGTCCTAAAGTGTGTGAACTTGAAGGTCCAACCCCTATTTTTAACATATCAAAAACTGAAATACATTCCATATACTAAATCGTTAGAGTAGCAAAGGTAAAATTTAGAATTTAGAATTCAGAATTTAGATGTGGAATTTTTAAGTGTAGAATGGAGAAATTTGTGAAAAAACAAAAAAACAACTTACTAAAACTGAAATTAATTCTTTCCAATTATTGCAATGAATAAATTTTATTTTCTTTAACAATCATAGTTTTTTTTACTTTCAATTGTTATACTGTTTCGGAAATAATAGAATACTTAAAACACAAAAAAAGGAACAAATTCAACACTGAACCTGTTCCTTCTAATATGATTATAAACTGTGGTATTTTTACTTCGCTCTTAAATCAATTAATACCAACGTTTTTTGTTTTTCTTAGACGCATCGGACTTTTTGGAATTAGAAGCTTTTTTAGCATTGCTTGTTCCTGCTGGTTTTTGTCCAGTATTTTGTTTTTTGGGATTTCTTCTATCGTTTTGCTTGGCTGTTTTTTCTTCTTCTGTATATTCTCTAAATGGAAAGGGATTGTCTTTAACTACTTTAATTTGTTGACGCGTTAATTTTTCGATGTCCTTCCAATAAGTAACTTCATCTTTTCCACAAAAAGAAATGGCCAATCCTTCGTTTCCTGCTCTACCTGTTCTTCCAATACGGTGAACGTACGTTTCAGGCACATTGGGAATATCAAAATTAATCACGTAGGGTAACAAATCAATATCGATCCCTCGAGCAGCAATATCTGTGGCAACTAAAACCGATATTTTTTTATTTTTAAATTCATCCAACACACGTAAACGAGCCGTCTGCGATTTATCCCCATGTATCGCTTCAGCTGTAATTTCATTCTTTTTTAATGCTTTAACCACATTATCTGCACTGTGTTTAGTTCGAACAAAAACCAACACATTCGATATTTTTTCCTCTTGAAGTAAATGAATCAACAGTTTTCGTTTATCTTCTTTTTGAACCATATAAACTTTCTGGTTCACTTTTTCAGCCGTACTTGAAACTGGAGTAACTGAAACAAATTTTGGTTTTTTCAAAAACTGATCGGCTAATTCCCGAATAGCAGCAGGCATGGTTGCAGAAAACAATAGTGTCTGACGGTTATCTGGAGTAAGTTTAATTATTTTCTTTACATCATTTATAAAACCCATGTCTAACATTTGATCTGCTTCGTCGATTACCAAATGATGCAAATGATTTAAATCAATAAATCCTTGTTTGTGTAAATCCAATAATCGTCCTGGTGTAGCAATCAAAATATCTACTCCTTCTTTTATTTTATTTACTTGGGGTACCTGATTGACACCACCATATATCACCATAGCTTTTGTATTCATGTAACGACCATAAGTGTCAAAGCTATCTAAAATTTGATGAGCCAATTCACGCGTTGGTGCAAGAACCAAGGTTCTAATGACTTTTCGTTTATTCTTTGATCCAACAATTGGATGCAAATAATTTAAAATAGGAATCGCAAATGCAGCGGTTTTACCTGTACCAGTTTGTGCACAACCCACCAAGTCATGTTCTTCTAATATGATAGGAATTGCTTGTTGTTGAATGGGTGTAGGCGCTACATAGTTTTCTTCTTTTAATACTTCTGTAATATTGCGATGTAATTTTAAATCTTCGAATGTCATATTTTAATTTTGTTGAGCAAAGATAATCTATTTTTACTAGATGTGCATTTTTAACAAAAGATTGACATCGTCTACCCTAACTTTATTGGTAAATTAATAGCTATCTTTGCAAAAAAATAGCGATGCAATTCAACAAATATTTCGTTTACGCCTTACTTTCATTTATTATATGGGGATTTTTCAGTTTAGCGTTAAAACCTTTACATGAATATGCTTCGCTTGATATTTTATTTTACAGGGTATTTTTTTCGACTACTTTACTTCTGGTATTAAATTTTACACTTAGAAAAGATATAGTTTTAAACAGTTGGCAAGCTTATCTTTCCTTCACTAAAAAAGAAAAAAAACAGTTTTTAACCTTAACAATTGGAGGAGGCTTTTTATTGGTATTGAACTGGTTTTTATTTATGTATGCCGTAAATCATGTCAGTTTACAATCGGCTTCTTTTGCCTATTTAATTTGTCCAATTATTACGACCGTACTTGCTTTTTTCTTATTAAAAGAACGCTTAAAAAATTGGCAATGGGTTGCTGTTTTATTGTGTATAATCAGTTGTGCTATATTATCTTATGGTCATGTAAAAGATTTAATTTACAGTCTAATCATTGCCGTTTCATTTGCATTATACTTAATATCGCAACGTAAAAATGGTAATTTTGACAAGTTCATCATACTGACTATTCAATTGGTAATTGCATCTATTGTTTTATTGCCTTTTTATCCTGTATACGGTGGACCAATTCCTACTGAAACTTTGTTTTATACTATGATGAGTTTAATTGTGGTTTTGTTTACCATCATTCCATTGTATTTAAATTTATTTGCTTTAAAAGGGATGAATTCTTCTGCTGTGGGTATTTTGATGTATACCAATCCATTGATTCATTTCTTTTTAGCCTTATTTTATTTTAAAGAAGAAGTGCAAATTTCTCAATTGGTAGCTTATAGTTTAATTGCATTATCTATTGTTGTATTCAATTTTAGAAAGAGAAGTAATGTTTAACTACAACCACATTCATTTTTTCATTTTTTCTATTCTATTTATAACCGAAGTTGCTATTGCCTTATTTATTCATGACCAATTTATTAGACCCTATTTAGGTGATTATTTGGTTGTTTTTTTACTATATTATTTTACGGCAAGTTTTGTAAAAACAAAGCCAACCTATATCATTATTGGAATTCTGCTTTTCTCCTATTTAATCGAAATACTTCAATATTTGAATATTGTTGATTATTTTCAAATTAAAAATAAAATACTTCGAATAGTAATAGGAAACACTTTTTCTTATGAAGATTTGATTATTTATACTTTGGCCGGAATTTCGTTGTATTTAATTAAATCTCGCTGTCATAAAAAATAAAAAATGTCAGTTTGTCAGTTATTTTTAAAACTAATTTATTAAAATATGACAATTTAAAGTTTTTTTTCACTTGGCACAACTATTGACTATATCGAATCGTGCATCGCACAGTTCACTCCTAGAGGAACTATCAAAAAAGAATTAAAAGGAGAAAATATTATGAGTAAAATTATTGGAATTGACTTAGGTACAACCAACTCATGTGTGGCAGTAATGGAAGGTGGAGAACCAGTAGTAATTGCCAACGCAGAAGGAAAACGTACAACACCATCAGTAATCGCATTTGTTGAAGGTGGAGAAATTAAAGTAGGTGATCCTGCAAAAAGACAAGCAGTAACCAACCCTACAAAAACTATTGCTTCAATTAAACGTTTCATGGGTAACAAATACTCTGAAAGCGCGAAAGAAGCATCAACTGTTGCCTATAAAGTGGTAAAAGGTGACAACGATACACCAAGAGTAGATATCGATGGTCGTTTGTATACACCACAAGAATTATCAGCAATGACACTTCAAAAAATGAAGAAAACTGCTGAAGATTATTTAGGAACTACAGTAACACAAGCCGTTATTACTGTTCCGGCTTATTTTAATGACGCACAACGTCAGGCTACTAAAGAAGCAGGACAAATTGCAGGTTTAGAAGTAATGCGTATAATTAACGAACCTACAGCTGCTGCATTAGCTTATGGATTAGACAAAGCTGGTAAAGATCAAAAAATCGCAGTTTATGACTTAGGTGGTGGTACATTTGATATCTCTATCTTAGAATTAGGAGACGGTGTATTTGAAGTATTATCAACTAACGGGGATACACACTTAGGAGGTGATGATTTTGACCAAGTGATAATTGATTGGTTGGCAAATGAATTCAATGCTGCTGAAGGTGTAGATTTACGTAAAGACCCAATGGCTTTACAACGTTTAAAAGAAGCTGCTGAAAAAGCTAAAATTGAGTTATCTTCTTCTGCTCAAACAGAAATTAACTTACCTTATGTAACAGCTACTGCTTCAGGTCCTAAACACTTAGTACAAACGTTAACTCGTTCTAAGTTTGAGCAATTAGCGCACGAATTAGTAAAACGTTCTATGGACCCTGTGGCTAAAGCATTAAAAGATGCTGGATTATCAACTTCAGATATTGATGAAGTAATCTTAGTGGGTGGTTCAACACGTATTCCTGTAATTCAGGAAGAAGTTGAGAAATTCTTTGGAAAAAAACCATCAAAAGGAGTTAACCCTGATGAAGTAGTTGCTATTGGAGCTGCCATTCAAGGAGGTGTTTTAACAGGAGATGTAAAAGATGTATTATTATTAGACGTAACGCCTTTATCTTTAGGAATTGAAACTATGGGTGGTGTTATGACTAAATTAATCGAAGCTAATACAACGATTCCTACTAAAAAATCACAAGTATTCTCAACAGCTGCAGATAACCAGCCATCAGTAGAAATTCACGTGTTACAAGGAGAAAGACCTATGGCAAACGATAACAAAACAATTGGACGTTTCCATTTAGACGGTATTCCACCAGCACAAAGAGGAGTTCCTCAAATTGAAGTTACTTTTGATATTGACGCTAACGGAATCATTAAAGTTTCGGCAACAGATAAAGGTACTGGAAAATCTCATGACATTAGAATTGAAGCTTCTTCTGGATTAACACAAGAAGAAATTGAAAAAATGAGAAAAGAAGCTGAGATGAATGCTGAAGCAGATAAAGCCGCTATGGAAAAAGCTTCTAAATTAAATGAAGCGGATAGCATGATTTTCCAAACTGAAAAACAATTATCTGAATTTGGTGATAAATTATCAGAAGGTAATAAATCAAATATATCTGCTGCTTTAGAAGAATTGAAAAAAGCTTACGAAACAAAAGATGTGGCAACAATTCAACCAGCATTGGATAAAATCAATGAAGCTTGGAAAGCTGCATCTGAAGAAATGTATAAAGCACAAGCTGAAGGACAAGGTGCTCCTCAAGCAGAACCAACAAATGAAAGTGGAGACACTACACAAGATGTTGATTTTGAGGAAGTAAAATAATATATCACAAAATATATTTCAAAAAACCGAGTTAAATTTTTTAACTCGGTTTTTTATTTTAAAATAATTTGTATATTGAGAAACCAATTTACAACTATAAAAGATATGAAAAACCTAGTAATTGCATTACTAATTGCATTAGTCTCTACTACAACTTTTGCACAAAAAGGAAAAACAGCTACTAGTTCTTCCTCTTTAGCTTCATTTGAAAATTTAAAAGCAGAAATAATATCTGAAGGGGGAAAACAAAAATTAGCTATAATTATTGATAATGCAGGAAAAAAAGAAAATGTAATTCTTAAAGAGTTAACTACAAAAGATAAAGCCCAACAACCCACTAATTTTAAAATCTCAAGTTTTACAGTGTCTGGTGTTAAATTGTATCATTTTACGTATACAGAAAACATTAAAACAGAAACCAAATTAAAAAAAGAGAATGCGTTAGTTACAACTAATGAAATTTGGGATTTTTCATCTACTAAAGTAAAAATATTAGGTAACATTCAAACAGTATCTAACATCAAAGAAATTAAACAATTAGGAAAATCTGCTGCTACAGAAACTGTTGAAAAAACAAGAAGAGAAGGTTTTGAATTTACATTAACTAAAGATTACGAGGTACATTTATCAACAAAAAATCAATTAAA is a window of Flavobacterium indicum GPTSA100-9 = DSM 17447 DNA encoding:
- a CDS encoding EamA family transporter produces the protein MQFNKYFVYALLSFIIWGFFSLALKPLHEYASLDILFYRVFFSTTLLLVLNFTLRKDIVLNSWQAYLSFTKKEKKQFLTLTIGGGFLLVLNWFLFMYAVNHVSLQSASFAYLICPIITTVLAFFLLKERLKNWQWVAVLLCIISCAILSYGHVKDLIYSLIIAVSFALYLISQRKNGNFDKFIILTIQLVIASIVLLPFYPVYGGPIPTETLFYTMMSLIVVLFTIIPLYLNLFALKGMNSSAVGILMYTNPLIHFFLALFYFKEEVQISQLVAYSLIALSIVVFNFRKRSNV
- the dnaK gene encoding molecular chaperone DnaK, translated to MSKIIGIDLGTTNSCVAVMEGGEPVVIANAEGKRTTPSVIAFVEGGEIKVGDPAKRQAVTNPTKTIASIKRFMGNKYSESAKEASTVAYKVVKGDNDTPRVDIDGRLYTPQELSAMTLQKMKKTAEDYLGTTVTQAVITVPAYFNDAQRQATKEAGQIAGLEVMRIINEPTAAALAYGLDKAGKDQKIAVYDLGGGTFDISILELGDGVFEVLSTNGDTHLGGDDFDQVIIDWLANEFNAAEGVDLRKDPMALQRLKEAAEKAKIELSSSAQTEINLPYVTATASGPKHLVQTLTRSKFEQLAHELVKRSMDPVAKALKDAGLSTSDIDEVILVGGSTRIPVIQEEVEKFFGKKPSKGVNPDEVVAIGAAIQGGVLTGDVKDVLLLDVTPLSLGIETMGGVMTKLIEANTTIPTKKSQVFSTAADNQPSVEIHVLQGERPMANDNKTIGRFHLDGIPPAQRGVPQIEVTFDIDANGIIKVSATDKGTGKSHDIRIEASSGLTQEEIEKMRKEAEMNAEADKAAMEKASKLNEADSMIFQTEKQLSEFGDKLSEGNKSNISAALEELKKAYETKDVATIQPALDKINEAWKAASEEMYKAQAEGQGAPQAEPTNESGDTTQDVDFEEVK
- a CDS encoding ribosomal maturation YjgA family protein gives rise to the protein MFNYNHIHFFIFSILFITEVAIALFIHDQFIRPYLGDYLVVFLLYYFTASFVKTKPTYIIIGILLFSYLIEILQYLNIVDYFQIKNKILRIVIGNTFSYEDLIIYTLAGISLYLIKSRCHKK
- a CDS encoding DEAD/DEAH box helicase, giving the protein MTFEDLKLHRNITEVLKEENYVAPTPIQQQAIPIILEEHDLVGCAQTGTGKTAAFAIPILNYLHPIVGSKNKRKVIRTLVLAPTRELAHQILDSFDTYGRYMNTKAMVIYGGVNQVPQVNKIKEGVDILIATPGRLLDLHKQGFIDLNHLHHLVIDEADQMLDMGFINDVKKIIKLTPDNRQTLLFSATMPAAIRELADQFLKKPKFVSVTPVSSTAEKVNQKVYMVQKEDKRKLLIHLLQEEKISNVLVFVRTKHSADNVVKALKKNEITAEAIHGDKSQTARLRVLDEFKNKKISVLVATDIAARGIDIDLLPYVINFDIPNVPETYVHRIGRTGRAGNEGLAISFCGKDEVTYWKDIEKLTRQQIKVVKDNPFPFREYTEEEKTAKQNDRRNPKKQNTGQKPAGTSNAKKASNSKKSDASKKNKKRWY